GAAGTAAGTGGATAATTGGATCTCCAATTTCTTCAATAACGTTTCGGTCCAGCTCTGTTTTGTGTCCCTCCATGATAAAGTTCACTTCTTTATCTAATGATTTGCTTAAGTCTCTCATCATGCGAGGAAAACGATTGAACAGCTTCTCAATTGGAATCATTCGTGTCTTCATCACTGTTTCCTGAAGCTCAGAGATCACTCTAGAGAAATGAGCTGATATTTGATCAAGTTCTACAACTGTTTCATCTGTGTGATAACGCTGACCTAGTATCGTCCCCACCTGATTAATTCTTGTCTGATCAATGACAAGCTCTCCTACTAGATTCATTAATTTCTCAAGACGATCTACATCTACACGAATGGATTGAGGTGCCTTTTGAGCAGTTATTTCATTTACTTGTCCTTTTGGCTGCTCAGGTTGTTCCGGTTTTTCTTCTTCTTTCTGTTTTATTGGGCAAATCGTAAAGTCTTCTATTTCAGCTAATGTGTTGCATTTTTCTTCAATCGCTGCGAGATTCTCTTCTGATTGAATCAAAAATTCAATGGTAGAAAATGCAGAATCCTCGACTCCCTCTTGTTCTAGTGAAGGTGTAATTGACATAATCGTTCCAAAGTTTTCTAGTAAACTCTTAATCACGAATCCTCTTACTAGCTTGAACGCGCAAGATTCTTGGATGACAAAGGTACATTGATAATCATTGCCCTCCTTTGGTAGCTCCTGCTTCTGATCATCTTCTTTCTTTGCCTGCATGGAGCTCGTTTCACTCTTCGGCTTGTCCAGCAGATTACGTAGTCCTATAATCAGATCTTCACGTACTGTTGCCTCTTGCCCACTGGCATATTCTTCTTTAATCACTTTTAAATGATCTAGAGCATCGAATAATAATGAAATCATTTCACCTGTCACACATAGTGTGTTGTTACGAATTTGGTCCAGCACGTCTTCCATACCATGGGTGAGATTTTTCATTTCATCAAATCCCATCGCCGAGGAGGATCCCTTTAACGTATGTGCCACTCGAAAAATTCGCTGGATAATTTCTGCTGATTCACCCTTTTGCTCCAGTTCCAAAATACATTCATCAAACAACTGAAGCTGTTCTTCAACCTCCTCCAAAAAGGCGGTTAAAAATTCCTCTTTATTGATCTCATAGGACATCTCATCACTTCCTACTAATTAAAAATACTTGCAATACGCAATATGCTTACAAGCTCACCGTCTGTTTCTCCTATGCCTTCGAAAAAATGCTCTTCCGATTCGTTTACCATCTCCGGTGGAGGCTGGATTTCAGTAAACTGTGTCACCTTGCTAACAGAATCAACTACCATTCCTACCATGTCGTCTTTATAATTTAAGACCATAATTCTCGTTGATTTAGTAGGAGGAATTTCCTCTAATCCAAATCGTTTACGAAGACTAATGATCGGAACAATTCTTCCTCTTAAATTAATGACTCCCTTTACACTTGGATCTTGATGGTGCATTTCTGTTATTTTCTGAAGCCTAATCACTTCATGAATATCGTATATTTTCAGAGCAAACAACTCTTTCCCAAGCT
The sequence above is drawn from the Bacillus sp. BGMRC 2118 genome and encodes:
- a CDS encoding chemotaxis protein CheA — encoded protein: MSYEINKEEFLTAFLEEVEEQLQLFDECILELEQKGESAEIIQRIFRVAHTLKGSSSAMGFDEMKNLTHGMEDVLDQIRNNTLCVTGEMISLLFDALDHLKVIKEEYASGQEATVREDLIIGLRNLLDKPKSETSSMQAKKEDDQKQELPKEGNDYQCTFVIQESCAFKLVRGFVIKSLLENFGTIMSITPSLEQEGVEDSAFSTIEFLIQSEENLAAIEEKCNTLAEIEDFTICPIKQKEEEKPEQPEQPKGQVNEITAQKAPQSIRVDVDRLEKLMNLVGELVIDQTRINQVGTILGQRYHTDETVVELDQISAHFSRVISELQETVMKTRMIPIEKLFNRFPRMMRDLSKSLDKEVNFIMEGHKTELDRNVIEEIGDPIIHLLRNAIDHGLETPEKREANGKTKTGTIRLTASHEENHVIISIEDDGAGIDPEKITQSALKKGLIKEDDAQALTQQQINQLIFHPGFSTSAQISDVSGRGVGMDIVRSHIEKLNGIIDIETTQGKGTKFIVKLPLTLAILTGLLVKLNQRIYALPMTSIVEIVRVSANEIQTIHQQEVIKIRDQVVPLLWLHDFLQVPRVETKKKNLSIIIVGIAEKKIGLVVDELLGNQDIVVKSLGSYIGKMEGVSGATILGDGSVALIVDVTSLSKAIQNQKPLLHEVTN
- a CDS encoding chemotaxis protein CheW, which encodes MNKVQLEQYVVLELGKELFALKIYDIHEVIRLQKITEMHHQDPSVKGVINLRGRIVPIISLRKRFGLEEIPPTKSTRIMVLNYKDDMVGMVVDSVSKVTQFTEIQPPPEMVNESEEHFFEGIGETDGELVSILRIASIFN